A stretch of the Nerophis ophidion isolate RoL-2023_Sa linkage group LG27, RoL_Noph_v1.0, whole genome shotgun sequence genome encodes the following:
- the LOC133544443 gene encoding radixin isoform X2, producing the protein MQSWSLPFSQTPLESSFLIRVLEQHKLTKEQWEDRIQTWHEEHRGMLREDSIMEYLKIAQDLEMYGVNYFEIKNKKGTQLWLGVDALGLNIYEHEDKLTPKIGFPWSEIRNISFNDKKFVIKPIDKKAPDFVFYAPRLRINKRILALCMGNHELYMRRRKPDTIEVQQMKAQAREEKHHKQMERAQLENEKKKREAAEKEKEKIEREKDELMERLRQIEEQTMRAQKELEEQTRRALELEQERKKAREEAEKLEKERQAAEEAKSELAKQAADQQKNQEQLAAELAEFTAKIALLEDAKKKKEDEATEWQHKALSAQEDLEKTKEELKTAITPMPTPLGGHAESEHDEQDENHAEASAELSNEGVSQLDLRSEEARVTEAQKNERVKKQLQTLSSELAEARDETKKTQNDVLHAENVKAGRDKYKTLRQIRQGNTKQRIDEFESM; encoded by the exons AGTCCTGGAGCAGCACAAACTAACCAAGGAGCAGTGGGAGGACAGAATCCAGACATGGCATGAAGAACACAGAGGAATGCTCAG GGAGGACTCTATTATGGAGTATTTAAAAATTGCCCAGGACTTGGAGATGTACGGAGTCAACTACTTTGaaatcaaaaacaaaaagggcACACAGTTGTGGCTAGGCGTGGATGCCCTCGGTCTTAACATCTACGAGCACGAAGATAA GTTGACTCCAAAGATTGGCTTCCCCTGGAGTGAAATTCGAAACATCTCTTTCAACGACAAGAAGTTTGTTATCAAACCCATTGACAAGAAAGCACCC GACTTTGTGTTTTACGCTCCTCGACTACGCATCAACAAACGCATCTTGGCCTTGTGTATGGGTAACCATGAGCTGTACATGAGGAGGAGAAAGCCTGACACCATTGAGGTGCAGCAGATGAAGGCTCAGGCTCGAGAGGAGAAGCACCACAAGCAGATGGAGAG GGCCCAACTGGAGAACGAGAAAAAGAAGCGAGAGGCTGCAGAGAAGGAGAAAGAGAAGATCGAGCGTGAAAAGGACGAACTTATGGAGAGGCTGAGACAAATTGAAGAGCAGACAATGAGAGCACAAAAAG aGCTAGAGGAGCAGACTCGTCGGGCCTTGGAGTTGGAGCAAGAGCGGAAGAAAGCACGAGAAGAGGCCGAAAAGTTGGAGAAGGAAAGACAAGCCGCTGAGGAGGCTAAAAGCGAGTTGGCCAAACAGGCTGCGGACCAGCAGAAGAACCAAGAACAACTG GCTGCTGAGCTTGCCGAGTTTACAGCCAAGATCGCTCTCCTTGAGGACGccaagaagaagaaagaagatgAAGCCACAGAATGGCAGCACAAG GCTCTGTCAGCCCAGGAGGATCTGGAGAAGACCAAAGAGGAGCTGAAGACGGCCATAACCCCAATGCCAACCCCTCTGGGCGGCCACGCTGAGAGCGAGCATGACGAGCAGGATGAGAACCACGCCGAAGCGAGTGCCGAGCTTTCCAACGAGGGCGTCAGTCAGCTGGATCTGCGCAGTGAGGAGGCTCGCGTCACTGAAGCACAGAAGAACGAGCGGGTCAAGAAGCAGCTACAG ACTTTGAGTTCAGAGTTGGCGGAAGCCAGAGACGAAACCAAGAAGACCCAGAACGATGTCCTGCACGCCGAGAATGTCAAAGCGGGCCGAGACAAGTACAAAACGCTGCGTCAGATCCGACAAGGCAACACAAAGCAGCGCATCGATGAGTTTGAGTCCATGTGA